Below is a window of candidate division KSB1 bacterium DNA.
GCGAAAGGACGGGGCGAGAGGCAAGCAGTCCGAAGGGGGGACTATCCGGTCTTGCCCTCGAGCTCTGCGTACACCGCATCGAGGTCGTCCCGGATGGCCAGCAGAAGATCGAGGCGCATGCGCGTCAGCACCTCTCTCAGTATCTTGCCCGGGCGGATCACGTAGAAGGGCCTACCCGACTTCCTCATGGCATCGCTCAGGACCACAAGAGTCCCAAGGGCTGTGCTGTTCATCACGCTCACCTGGGAAAGATCCAGTACGAGCGGATCCGACGATTCGTTGGCCAGGCGCAGTATGTCCTCTCGGAACCGGTCGGCGAGTTCCAAGAAGATCCTTCTCGGAAGAACACGCACGAGAAGGAACCCTGGCAGCTGATCCACCTCCAACACTTTGCTCTCTGCAACTCTCACAGGTCCCCTCCAGAGGCCGGTGAACCCGAAAGGGATGATTTTCCTGCCAAGTCTTGTTCCATTACACGAGAATCGACGCGACAGGTTTCTCCGGAGCGCGGGAGATTTGGCCCGGCGGGCGGGTCTTGAGCGCGCACGTGTACCATCCTTTTTCGCACACCATGCCTCCCTTTGGAACAGGCCCAAAAGCCCGCAGCGCGTAGAGATCCGACCTGCGGACGCCTGGAACTCTCGGGTACGGAACTTGCAAACCAAGAGAAACAA
It encodes the following:
- a CDS encoding STAS domain-containing protein; this translates as MRVAESKVLEVDQLPGFLLVRVLPRRIFLELADRFREDILRLANESSDPLVLDLSQVSVMNSTALGTLVVLSDAMRKSGRPFYVIRPGKILREVLTRMRLDLLLAIRDDLDAVYAELEGKTG